The following nucleotide sequence is from Rhodothermales bacterium.
CGGGAAACGAGCGAAGCGACTTACGAAGTAATCCAGCCATCAGACTGGCATTTTTCTGGGTCCCCGCCTGCGCGGGGATGACTTGCTCCTTATGCAATATGCGAATCTCAACAGTTTCTCAAGGTTTAATGTGGCTTCCCTCAGCCTCTAACATTGAACGGTCGTCGCAGGCATTCAATGGATTGACCGTTATCATACTTAGTATGCACCGGCTCCGCAGAAGTGCCCGAAAGCGTCGCGCTACCCAACTTTCTCCGCATCCGCCCCGTACGCCCGGCTTCCTCCTCGCATCGACACCTCTATGAGCACTCCCATGATGACCCGCCGAGAAGCTAAAGGCGTCCTCTCTACCTTCAAAGACCGGATGGAGGACCTCAAGCGGTTCTACCTGCACGCCGCCGGCTTCCTCGCCACAAACGCCGTCTTCATCACGATTAATCTGGCCGTGGGCCCACATGCCGGCCCGATCGCCATGTTACCGCTTATCGCCTGGACGCCAGTGCTGGTCATCCATGCACGGCGCGTGTTCGGTCAAAAGGGCTCCAAAACCCGGGAGTGGGAAGAACGCATGATCTACGAACTCATGCACGGCGAAGAAATGCCGGAAGGCCCTATCACATTGGCGCAGGCCATGGAGACGCTCAAGCTCTCCGCCTCCGCAGAGCCCGACTCGGCCCGCCTCCAGAAACGCATCGAACACCTCGAAGCCATCATCACCAGCGAACAGTGGGAATCGCCGGCCGATTTGGAGCTGGACGGCGCCCCGGTCAAGCGGAAACAGACGGTAAGATAACATGCAATTTTTTACTTTTCACTTTTCACTTTTCACTTCCTTCATCCTCCTCGCCGTCGGCTGCGCCGCGCCGCCGCCGCCCGTGCCTCACTTCGAAGCCCAGACGCTCGACGCCAACGTCGCGATCGGCTACGGCCTCTCCATCGGCGATGTGGACGGAGACGGCCGGCCCGACATCCTGCTGGCGGATAAAAAGCAGTACGTGTGGTACCGCAATCCGGGCTGGCAGCGGTTTGTTCTCGTGGATAGCCTGACCGCCCGGGATAACGTCGCCCTCGCGGCGCGCGACATCGACGGCGACGGAAAGGTCGAGGTGGCCGTGGGCGCGATGTGGAACCCCGGCGAGACGAGCGACGCCTCGCAGTCCGGCTCCGTCCACTACCTCGCCCGCCCCACCGACCCGACGCAGCCATGGACGCCCATCCAGCTTCCCCACGAGCCCACCGTCCACCGGATGTACTGGGTACGCATCGGCGATGCGTTCCATCTGCTTGTGGCGCCGCTGCACGGGCGCGGCAACCAGGCCGGCGAAGGCGCCGGCGTCCTCCAGATCGCCTACACGCGCCCCACCGACTCTACACAACCCTGGCCATCGACCGTCGTCGACGACGCGATGCACATGACGCATAACGTCGAAGCCGTGGAAGCCGGCGGAATAACAGACCTCTACATCGCCGGAAAAGAAGGCGTTCGCGTGGCGACCTTTCAAAATGGCGGCTGGTCTGCCGGCGCCGCGCCGGTGCCGGGGATGACCTACGCCGCCGGGGAAGTTCGCAAAGGCCAATTCCCCAACACGCCTTTCCTCGCGACCATCGAGCCGATGCACGGCACGACGGTCGCCGTCACCTTCCAGGAAGACCCGCCCCGCCGTATCGTGCTCGATAGCACCTTCGCCGAAGGCCATGCCCTCGCCGCGGCCGATCTGCTGGGGATCGGGCGCGACCAGGTCGTCGCCGGTTGGCGCAACCCGAACGCCGAAGGCAAGGTGGGCATCCGCCTGTACGTGCCCGACGAAAACGGCGCGCTATGGACGATGCACGTCGTCGACGACAACGCAATGGCCACGGAAGACCTCAAGGTGGCGGACCTGGACGGGGATGGGGATCTTGACATCATCGCCGCCGGCCGGGCCACGAACAACCTCGTCGTGTACTGGAACCGAACGGGCGACTGATATTTTTCGACGCCAGAAACTTGGCTTCGGGCGCTCGTTAAAGCCTTGTGATACATCCGCCTCGCGCCGAGCCGGCGTGTGTCGCACACTCACCCTGTCGCACGTGCGTATCTCTTCTGCCTCGCGTGTGGTTGATTCAACGCCGGCTGGCGGAATTCCGCCAGGCCGCATAGGGCTTTGTATTTCCTTGTGGGCCCTGCTCTTCGTCGCGGTTTCCTGGTCAGGCTTCTACGCAATCCCTTCGTCCTCGCCGGCGCCGCTGGAGACGGTCCATCCATCGAAGCAGGACTCCGCTCCGCACGATTCGCACCCCGCCCGGGCTACCGTCTCGCGAGACCCATCGACTGCCGCAGCCGTCCTCGTCGATACGCCACGGGTGCCCACGTCGGAGTCGAACCCGGAAACCCGTAAACGTGTCCCGACCCCGGTCGCGTCAACAAAGACCGTCCTTTTACCCGATCCGATAGATTACCGTTACCCCGAACGACACATCACCTGCGTCCTCTCCCGCGTGCAACGCGTCGATCGCGCCACGCTCGGTTCTTTTCTGATTTGATGCGGCAACCGCCCTACGAAACGCCCGCCCCGGGCCGATCCATGGCCTGTCGCCGGGTATTCCCGCGATACCTGCAGCATCAATCCCATGAAAACATCCAAGAAATCCCGCCCGGCGCCGGCGGCCGTGCCTGCGCATACCCCTCCCTCATACGCCAAGCACCCGGCTACACCCCTCCAGCCGAATAACTGGTGGGTGATGGCGCTCTTGATCTCCTTTCTGCTACTCGGGCTCCTGATGGTTGGCGGCATCGTGTACTCCTTGCTGCCTGGATGGTG
It contains:
- a CDS encoding VCBS repeat-containing protein; the protein is MQFFTFHFSLFTSFILLAVGCAAPPPPVPHFEAQTLDANVAIGYGLSIGDVDGDGRPDILLADKKQYVWYRNPGWQRFVLVDSLTARDNVALAARDIDGDGKVEVAVGAMWNPGETSDASQSGSVHYLARPTDPTQPWTPIQLPHEPTVHRMYWVRIGDAFHLLVAPLHGRGNQAGEGAGVLQIAYTRPTDSTQPWPSTVVDDAMHMTHNVEAVEAGGITDLYIAGKEGVRVATFQNGGWSAGAAPVPGMTYAAGEVRKGQFPNTPFLATIEPMHGTTVAVTFQEDPPRRIVLDSTFAEGHALAAADLLGIGRDQVVAGWRNPNAEGKVGIRLYVPDENGALWTMHVVDDNAMATEDLKVADLDGDGDLDIIAAGRATNNLVVYWNRTGD
- a CDS encoding 2TM domain-containing protein; amino-acid sequence: MMTRREAKGVLSTFKDRMEDLKRFYLHAAGFLATNAVFITINLAVGPHAGPIAMLPLIAWTPVLVIHARRVFGQKGSKTREWEERMIYELMHGEEMPEGPITLAQAMETLKLSASAEPDSARLQKRIEHLEAIITSEQWESPADLELDGAPVKRKQTVR